A part of Lepisosteus oculatus isolate fLepOcu1 chromosome 16, fLepOcu1.hap2, whole genome shotgun sequence genomic DNA contains:
- the LOC138223334 gene encoding odorant receptor 131-2-like: MLIFTYFHHPIFYENSRYVLFVHLVINDVFELSVSMTMHIWNVVKSFMLVPVCYAMFILASNTTLNTPLNLALMSLERYIAICYPLRHSQICSLQRTYIAIGLIWIVGIIPSITDLFIVLAVEQLSFFSTSVYCIRESFYRTSYQTKIKTAIMSVYLTVVWLVIVCTYLRIMFAARSASSSEKTSAKKARNTILLHGLQLLLAMLTYIPPFTDLFLVGIPREMFLDLDFVRYYLVYIVPRVLSPVIYGLREENFRKHLKSHMPCFQKRVTTMIKL, encoded by the coding sequence ATGctcatatttacatattttcacCACCCTATATTTTATGAGAATTCCCGTTATGTGCTGTTTGTTCATTTGGTTATTAACGATGTGTTTGAGCTGAGTGTATCAATGACTATGCACATTTGGAATGTGGTGAAGTCCTTCATGCTTGTCCCAGTCTGCTATGCCATGTTCATTCTTGCATCcaacaccaccctgaacactcCTTTAAACCTGGCTCTGATGTCTCTGGAGAGATACATCGCTATCTGCTACCCCCTGCGCCACTCCCAGATCTGCAGTCTGCAGAGGACCTACATCGCCATCGGTCTTATCTGGATTGTGGGCATCATCCCTTCAATCACAGACCTCTTTATAGTCCTGGCAGTGGAGCAGCTCAGTTTCTTCAGCACCTCTGTGTACTGTATTCGTGAGAGTTTTTACAGGACTTCCTATCAAACTAAAATAAAGACAGCCATCATGTCAGTGTATTTAACAGTGGTGTGGCTGGTCATAGTGTGCACCTATCTGCGGATCATGTTCGCAGCCAGGTCGGCCAGCTCCTCTGAGAAGACCTCTGCTAAAAAGGCCCGAAACACCATCCTGCTCCACGGGCTCCAGCTCCTGCTGGCCATGCTGACCTACATTCCTCCCTTCACAGATCTTTTCCTTGTGGGAATACCTAGAGAGATGTTCTTGGACCTGGACTTTGTCCGGTATTACTTAGTTTATATTGTACCCAGAGTGCTGAGCCCTGTGATCTATGGCTTGAGGGAAGAGAATTTCAGAAAGCACCTGAAGAGCCACATGCCTTGCTTTCAGAAGAGAGTCACGACAATGATTAAACTGTAA